The proteins below come from a single Roseiflexus sp. RS-1 genomic window:
- a CDS encoding zinc ribbon domain-containing protein, with amino-acid sequence MPSSMRTCPYCDALQSPEARFCRSCGRLLPEESFARERFAPALAQPPSSQVSPEIRAYAQSFRQPSAGTSLTLGALAALCIVVGTGAAAMSGESACLFAPGMIGITFLFAALFFWVGGWNNRRRGAEFLQSDRVLVAWVYTPEEWQQVRQYFYERVRSDSPPYGCLPILFGGIGFLVGVMAGMTDSRDLVEAAVSVLVGTLTGAIAGGVLILPVYLINWFSIERMRRPSPPACVALGRNELFYERVYLDADRHPIDAIFLKQRPLPHLKVVRHQAGGRTERMSVTSLFPSIILIPPRMIPAVEQMIPQIIAYRQASDSDEESYD; translated from the coding sequence ATGCCCTCCTCGATGCGCACCTGCCCGTACTGTGATGCGCTCCAGTCGCCGGAAGCGCGCTTTTGCCGGTCATGCGGCAGATTATTGCCAGAAGAGTCATTTGCCAGAGAACGCTTCGCTCCAGCGCTTGCACAACCGCCATCATCTCAGGTTTCGCCAGAAATCCGCGCCTATGCCCAATCGTTCAGGCAGCCCTCCGCCGGAACGTCCCTGACTCTGGGGGCGCTGGCAGCATTGTGCATTGTTGTCGGAACAGGCGCGGCTGCCATGAGCGGCGAGAGCGCCTGTCTCTTCGCACCGGGCATGATCGGCATAACCTTCCTGTTTGCGGCGCTGTTCTTCTGGGTCGGAGGGTGGAACAATCGGCGTCGGGGGGCGGAGTTTCTGCAAAGCGATCGTGTGCTCGTGGCGTGGGTGTATACACCGGAGGAATGGCAACAGGTGCGCCAGTATTTCTATGAACGCGTGCGCAGCGACTCTCCGCCCTACGGGTGTCTGCCCATCCTGTTCGGCGGGATCGGGTTTCTCGTCGGCGTGATGGCAGGAATGACCGATAGCAGGGATTTGGTCGAGGCGGCAGTGAGTGTCCTGGTTGGAACCCTCACCGGCGCCATCGCAGGTGGTGTGCTGATTCTGCCGGTTTATCTGATCAACTGGTTCTCCATCGAACGTATGCGCCGTCCATCCCCGCCAGCATGCGTCGCGTTGGGAAGAAACGAACTGTTCTATGAGCGTGTGTATCTGGATGCAGACCGGCATCCCATCGATGCGATCTTCTTGAAGCAGAGACCGCTGCCGCATCTCAAAGTTGTCCGTCATCAGGCAGGCGGTCGCACAGAAAGAATGAGCGTCACCTCCCTCTTTCCGTCCATCATTCTGATCCCGCCACGCATGATCCCCGCCGTTGAACAGATGATCCCGCAGATCATCGCGTATAGACAGGCATCTGACAGCGATGAGGAGTCCTATGACTGA